GAGCAGCACCTCCAGCTTCTCAAGCGAGAGGATCGGCGAGTCGGCTTTGAGGCGGCGCGCGTAGATCGACTCCTCGTCGAGTATGTTGTGCGTCTGCCCAAAGCCCGTATTGGCGCTCATCACCACTTTTTCTCTAAGCGGATCGATAGGCGGATTGGTTACCTGCGCGAAACGTTGGCGAAAAAAGTCGCTAAACGGGCGCAAAGCGTCGCTAAACGCCGCCATCGGCGTATCGTCGCCCATACTGCCCGTCGCCTCTTTGCCCGTTTCAGCCATCGGTTTGATAACCTGCTCGATCGTCTCGCGGGTAATCTGAAAGTAGCGTTGCGAAGGAATAAGTTTGTCGCCTAAATCCACGTCTTTTACAAATAGCTCCTCGACAAACTCCTGCAGATAATACATTTTGGAGTTAAGCCACTCGCTATAGGGTTGAGACTCTTTGAGATAGTCGTTTATATCCTCGTCTTTTAGGATCGCGCCGTTTTTAAGATCGACGGCGATCATCTGCCCGCTTTTGAGCTTGTCGCGCTCTTTGATCTGATCGCTTGTCAAGTCCAACACGCCAAACTCGCTGGAGATCAAAATCCTATCGTCGTTGGTGATCGTGTATTTCGCGGGGCGCAGCCCGTTGCGATCGAGTATGCAGCCGATATAGCGTCCGTCCGTTAAGCTGATCGCCGCCGGACCGTCCCACGCCTCGTGGCGCGCCGAAGCGTATTCGTAAAAGGCTCTAAGGCGCGAATCCATGTGCGGCGCGTTCTGCCACGGCGCGGGTATCATAGAGCGAATAGCTTTGAAAAAATCTACGCCGTTGATCAGCAAAAACTCCAGCATATTATCAAAGCTCGCCGAGTCGCTTACGCCCGTCTCCAGAATCGGAAATATGCGTCGCAACTCCTCTTGAGAAAAGACCCCGCTTTTCATCGCCGCCGATTTTACCGCTACGTTGAAGCGGTTCGCCCCGATCGAGTTGATCTCGCCGTTGTGCGCGACGGCGCGGAAAGGTTGCGCAAGCCGCCATTTCGGAAGCGTATTTGTGGAGAAGCGTTGGTGAAAGAGCGCGAAACTAACGGCGAAATCGCTATCTTGCAGATCGGGAAAAAACTCCTCGATATGCGTGGGCATTACAAACCCTTTGTAACAGATCGTCTTGGCGCTAAACGACGTAACGTAAAATTTTTCGTCGTCCGCGAAACGCCGCTCCAACTCTTTACGCGCTAGATATAGTAGCGGCGCGAAACGGCGCGTAGCGATCGGCGAGGCGGGAACGACAAATGCCTGAACGATCAGCGGCAAGGTTTCAAGCGCCTGTTTGCCTAAAGCGGTTGTGTTGATCGGAACTTCGCGAAACAGCGCGACTTTAAGATCGTTGCGCTCGCAAAACTCCTTGATCGTCTCCTCTTGATCTTTGCTAGATAGAAACAGGTTGCCCACCGCGTATTCGCGGGGCAGATCGACGCCGCTCTCCGCGGCGACTTTTCGCATAAAGCGATCGGGGATTGAAAACAAAAGACCGCACCCGTCGCCGCTCTTGCCGTCGGCGGCGATCGCTCCGCGGTGAATCATGCGGGTTAGCGCCGTGATAGCGTCTTTTGTCGTCTGGTGCGAAGGTATGTTTTTTATGTTGGCGAGCAGACCGAAACCGCAGTTGTCGCGCTCCGTAAAAAGGTCGCTATAGCGCAAATCCATTCAAAACCTTAATCGATTATTAAATAAGGGGCTAATATAATACTATAAAACGGATTACAAGGCGATGCGCGGATATATTTTGAACCTCAAGAAACACCGCGACGAAGACCTGATCGTCTCTATTCTATGCGCCGATCGCCTCTTTTCGCTCTATCGCTTTTACGGCGCGAGACATAGCCCTTTGCAGCTTGGATATAAGATCGACTTCGCGTGCGAAAACGATCCGTTCTTTATGCCGCGCCTAAGAAGCGTTTCGCACCTTGGATTTGATTGGCTTTTCGAGATAAGCAAAATCCGCTACTGGCAGATATTCCTTCATCTGCTCCATCGTCATCTAGCGGGCATAGAGACTATCGACGAGTTTTATTTTTCGCTGCTTGATCGCGCCGCTTTGAAACTGAGCGTTCAAAATCCCAAGCGGGTTTTGATAGAGACCGCGTGCGCGTTGTGGGAGCGCGAGGGGCGGCTTCATCGCGATCTAAAATGCCTGATATGCGAGCGACGCATCGACGATCCGTTTGTCGCGCTACTTCGCTGTTTAGCGCCCGCGCACGGCGAATGCGCCCGTAAAGAGGGCTTTAGGCGCGAAGCGGTTATCAGGCTGTTTGAAACCAACGAGACGATTTTATTCGACGACAAAGAGGTCGATCTGCTGTGGCGGATCGTCGAGGAGGGGCTATAACCGCCGCGACGGAACAAAGCCGAACAAAGCCGCGCTCGTATTTATCTCGCGCGATAATCTCTTTTTATTCGTCGGTTAAAGCGGTTCCGCTCGTCTTAAACAGAACCTATAATCGCCAACTCTCCATTAACCGCTTTGCGGCGGGCTTTTACGCCGCCTTCGGGCGGCTTTTTCAAGCCTCTAGGCGCGTCTAACCCTCTGCTCTCGATCGGCTCGCTCGGCTTAGCAATATATTTCGCGGCGCGTTTGGCGGGGGTTTTAGTCCGCCGCGCCGCCCCAGCGTTTATACAAATCGTTCTCTATGCCAAGCAGATCAAACCACCTGCCGATAATAAAACGCTCCAAATCCTCGACTGTTTGGCGTTTGGCGTAATAGCCGAGAACGGGCGGCGCGACGATAACGCCCAGCCGCGAAAGTTTTAACATGTTTTCAAGCGCGATCGAGTCGAAAGGCGCCTCGCGGGGCGCTACGACAAGGCGGC
This portion of the Helicobacteraceae bacterium genome encodes:
- the recO gene encoding recombination protein RecO; this translates as MRGYILNLKKHRDEDLIVSILCADRLFSLYRFYGARHSPLQLGYKIDFACENDPFFMPRLRSVSHLGFDWLFEISKIRYWQIFLHLLHRHLAGIETIDEFYFSLLDRAALKLSVQNPKRVLIETACALWEREGRLHRDLKCLICERRIDDPFVALLRCLAPAHGECARKEGFRREAVIRLFETNETILFDDKEVDLLWRIVEEGL